One Saccharomycodes ludwigii strain NBRC 1722 chromosome VI, whole genome shotgun sequence DNA segment encodes these proteins:
- the NCP1 gene encoding NADPH--hemoprotein reductase (similar to Saccharomyces cerevisiae YHR042W | NCP1 | NADP-Cytochrome P450 reductase), with protein MPFGLDTLDFSVLVALVIALFTYLNKDKLLDVLKGSGVSDSSITSSSLSRDIVEVLKENNKNYLVLYGSQTGTTEDYAKKFAKELMAKFGGELNVMCGDLENYDFDNLNELPANIIVSIFISTYGEGDFPDSSIPFEDYLNSLDPSEKPLSSLKFTLFGLGNSTYEFFNGAGKKCKEKLIENGGAQLIGEYGEADDGMGSTDDDYTNWKDKILVVLKDKLKLDEHEQVFQPSYKLTNLNEIDNSVSLGEPSIHYIPIHKDEYLSYNSDKHQQLGPFDTNYPYVAPITQIKELCNPKSGRSCCFVEFDVSGSNMKYSTGDHIGIWPSNSNEAVNQFVKCFQLDESKGFSLTPLDSTVKLPFPAPTTIGACVRYYLEITGPISRQFFSSVAQFAPTEELKAELEKLSKDKNLFHSEIISQYYNVADALLKLSGGAPWNTVPWEFLIETIPRLQPRYYSICSSSSMDKQLVHVCCMVEQQVISQDRVSTGVTTNFLKQIECKENGSTYMLPPVSYDLGGPRGLYNKNKLPLYIRKSGFKLPSNPSTPVIMVGPGTGVAPFRGFIRERVEYVKKQTDAGNNVNLGKHMLFYGSRDSNDALFMNEWEEYKKMLGNDDTFQLHLAQSRVPGAESKYVQDAIKKNAVQLVELLNQGGFIYVCGDAKNMAKDVHRNFGEILAEQKNISYDDAVEMLKMMKVSGKYQEDVW; from the coding sequence ATGCCATTTGGCCTAGATACATTAGATTTCTCAGTATTAGTAGCTCTAGTCATAGCACTCTTCacttatttaaataaagataagCTTTTAGATGTGTTAAAGGGTAGTGGCGTCAGCGATAGCAGCATcacttcttcttcattaaGCCGTGACATAGTCGAAGTTTTAAAggagaataataaaaattatttggtTCTGTATGGTTCTCAAACAGGTACCACCGAGGATTATGCCAAAAAGTTTGCCAAAGAATTAATGGCTAAATTCGGTGGTGAATTGAACGTTATGTGTGGtgatttagaaaattatGATTTTGATAATCTAAATGAATTACCAGCTAACATCATAGtctccatttttattagtacCTACGGTGAAGGCGATTTCCCTGACAGTTCTATTCCCTTTGAAGATTATTTGAACTCTTTGGATCCTAGTGAAAAACCCCTATCCAGCTTAAAATTCACCTTATTTGGTTTGGGTAATTCCACTTACGAGTTTTTTAATGGGGCTGGTAAGAAAtgcaaagaaaaattaattgaaaacGGTGGTGCTCAGCTAATTGGGGAGTATGGTGAGGCTGATGATGGCATGGGTTCTACTGATGATGACTATACAAACTGGAAGGATAAGATTTTAGTTGTTTTGAAagataaattgaaattggACGAGCATGAACAAGTTTTCCAACCTAGTTACAAGTTGACCaatttaaatgaaattGACAATAGCGTCTCATTGGGGGAACCTTCTATACACTACATCCCGATCCATAAAGATGAATATTTATCGTATAACTCAGACAAACATCAACAATTGGGCCCATTTGATACCAACTATCCATACGTAGCACCCATCACCCAAATTAAAGAACTGTGCAACCCTAAATCTGGCAGAAGTTGTTGCTTTGTTGAATTCGATGTATCAGGCTCCAACATGAAATACTCTACTGGTGACCATATTGGTATTTGGCCATCTAATAGTAACGAGGCAGTCAATCAATTTGTCAAATGCTTTCAACTAGACGAGTCTAAGGGATTTTCTTTGACTCCTCTGGACTCTACTGTCAAATTACCTTTCCCTGCACCTACTACCATTGGTGCTTGTGTTAGATATTATTTGGAAATTACTGGTCCAATTTCCCGTCAGTTTTTCTCCTCTGTTGCTCAATTTGCCCCCACCGAAGAGTTGAAAGCCGAATTAGAAAAGCTAagtaaagataaaaatttgtttcATAGCGAGATTATCAGCCAGTATTACAATGTTGCTGATGCTTTGTTAAAATTATCTGGTGGTGCTCCATGGAATACTGTTCCTTGGGAATTTTTAATCGAAACTATTCCACGCTTGCAACCACGTTATTATTCGATTTGTTCCTCCTCCTCAATGGACAAACAGCTTGTTCATGTCTGTTGTATGGTTGAGCAACAGGTCATTTCCCAAGACCGTGTGTCCACTGGTGTGACAACTAATTTCTTGAAACAAATCGAATGTAAAGAGAATGGAAGCACTTACATGTTGCCTCCTGTTTCCTATGATTTAGGTGGGCCAAGAGGAttatacaataaaaataaattgccTTTATATATTCGTAAAAGTGGTTTCAAATTACCCTCTAATCCAAGTACTCCAGTTATTATGGTGGGTCCAGGTACAGGTGTTGCTCCATTTAGAGGGTTTATTCGTGAAAGAGTGGAATATGTTAAGAAGCAAACAGATGCAGGTAATAATGTCAATTTGGGCAAACACATGTTATTCTATGGGTCAAGGGATTCTAATGACGCATTGTTTATGAACGAATGGgaagaatataaaaaaatgttggGTAACGATGATACGTTTCAGTTACATTTGGCACAATCTCGTGTTCCTGGTGCTGAATCAAAGTATGTTCAGGATGCTATAAAGAAGAACGCTGTTCAGTTGGTTGAATTGTTAAACCAGGGTGGTTTCATCTACGTCTGTGGTGACGCCAAAAATATGGCTAAAGATGTTCATCGTAATTTCGGTGAGATATTGGCTgagcaaaaaaatatttcgtACGATGATGCTGTGGAAATGTTAAAGATGATGAAGGTTAGTGGTAAGTACCAGGAAGATGTTTGGTAg
- the NSE3 gene encoding Smc5-Smc6 complex subunit NSE3 (similar to Saccharomyces cerevisiae YDR288W | NSE3 | Non SMC Element) gives MSEEDSPAIINPDQRFKASVENDLETSPIFSWCSHQMVKFVLSNLESTIYSRNKLVTQVKKLQAEYFNDNDDTNNNNNVLSSTVLKFDRIHFAMEIILKSKFGLTLHRMGNTKKGGSNSSSSYILLKLNCSSFLLTDILLNRSIKEYRANITSTYSDTGDRSGNDSFTRMSGNNTDLVLNGILSCVLVIIIMKKNSILHEELLTQLEKFGISSEKKQTQLYGYIDFEIEEFLKNLIKLDYIERIDAGSNKENKGGSGYNSGDTNIQYRIGRRTFYEFSQEHFIIFLKRILRLSDDDGDIVKQLSDNIELIVGDTYADGGDDNGSGGLDGSVL, from the coding sequence ATGTCAGAAGAAGATTCCCCAGCCATTATAAATCCAGACCAAAGATTCAAAGCTAGCGTGGAAAATGATTTAGAAACTTCACCAATTTTTAGTTGGTGTTCTCATCAAATGGTTAAATTTGTATTATCTAATTTGGAATCTACTATATATAGTCGAAATAAATTAGTTACACAGgttaaaaaattgcaaGCTGAATATTTCAATGACAATGACGAcacaaacaacaataataatgtccTTTCGTCTACTGTGTTGAAATTTGATAGGATCCATTTTGCAATggaaattatattaaaaagcaAGTTTGGATTAACGCTACACAGGATGggaaatacaaaaaagggtggtagtaacagtaGTAGcagttatattttattgaaattaaattgTTCAAGTTTCTTATTGACAGATATACTTTTGAATAGGTCTATAAAAGAGTATAGAGCAAATATCACTAGTACCTATTCTGATACTGGGGATAGAAGTGGTAATGATTCGTTTACGAGAATGAGTGGCAATAATACGGATTTAGTACTGAATGGCATATTAAGTTGCGTTTTagttattataataatgaaaaaaaattccatACTACATGAGGAATTGTTGACGCAATTAGAAAAGTTTGGTATAAGTAGCgaaaagaaacaaacaCAACTCTATGGGTACATTGATTTTGAGATTGAagaatttttgaaaaatctCATCAAACTGGATTATATAGAACGAATTGATGCTGGTAGTAATAAGGAAAATAAGGGAGGAAGTGGTTATAACAGCGGAGATACAAACATACAGTATCGGATTGGGCGCAGAACATTTTATGAATTTAGTCAAGAACactttataatatttttaaagaggATATTAAGGTTAAGTGACGATGATGGTGATATTGTTAAGCAGTTGAGTGATAACATTGAATTAATTGTGGGAGATACGTATGCTGATGGTGGTGATGACAATGGCAGCGGGGGATTAGATGGTAGTGTTTTGTAG
- a CDS encoding alpha-mannosyltransferase (similar to Saccharomyces cerevisiae YIL014W | MNT3 | MaNnosylTransferase), which produces MCYEYFDRLYEKDPNWFNDYSNLNFDNFPQGSQTTTNNIAFVMERLRVYETCFVINRLDISRYKITKYDTLDYRMFPFINLTYLENDVKYHYDHTKSVWLVLLNANKVNKKKRGIVLSVGEDQVEDALRLINTLSATDFSLEMYYNDNDGNNNGLIPIQIVHKGDLSQSSIDLFKNLGGKLNKNDLDIEVINASNFISPQYIGKFTTFLNKWLAVLFNTFDREFILLDADVILFTNPYNFFNIQEYLDNGNLFFRDRSIMVDKLSQNCVDMFEAALPPPSQREAYFKSEKTIEYQVYKEFFHGGYLHQLESGLVVINKQMHYFATVISTILNLSNDIGECAWGDKEYFWLGFLALGNNSTHNYKFYPNEASGVGEEIKQVYNRNVNIYDKRICSVQVGHTSYADPETHLLWLNGGAYNCKFHDNIKDLPEGITEEGDNSLGDSIIKINSYIIPDRTGVNFFRENWACNGYNWCARYYELDNVVHGEWGDFNPKEIEWINSILRKWGEYPQIMGIK; this is translated from the coding sequence ATGTGCTATGAATATTTTGATCGCTTATATGAAAAAGATCCTAATTGGTTTAATGATTATAGCAACTTGAATTTTGACAATTTTCCACAAGGCTCACAAACCACCACTAACAACATAGCATTTGTTATGGAAAGACTCCGTGTTTATGAAACatgttttgttattaataggTTAGATATCTCTAGATATAAAATAACTAAATATGATACTCTGGATTATAGGATGTTTccatttattaatttaacctatttagaaaatgatgtaaaatatcattaCGATCACACTAAATCTGTTTGgttagttttattaaatgCAAATAAagtcaacaaaaaaaaaagaggcaTTGTGCTTAGTGTTGGTGAAGATCAAGTCGAGGATGCTTTGAGATTAATAAACACCTTGTCTGCCACAGATTTTAGCCTGGAAATGTATtacaatgataatgatggcAATAACAATGGCTTGATCCCAATACAGATTGTTCATAAGGGAGATTTATCTCAATCGAGTATTGATCTTTTCAAAAACCTTGGTGGGaaactaaataaaaatgatttagACATTGAGGTTATAAATGCCTCAAATTTTATAAGCCCACAATATATCGGCAAATTTACgacatttttaaataaatggtTGGCCGTATTATTTAACACCTTTGATAGAGAATTCATATTGTTGGACGCAGATGTCATATTATTCACTAATccatataatttttttaatatacagGAATATCTCGATAATGGAAACTTGTTTTTCAGGGATAGAAGCATTATGGTGGATAAACTATCACAAAATTGTGTTGATATGTTTGAAGCAGCATTGCCGCCTCCGTCTCAACGAGAAGCATATTTCAAATCTGAAAAAACAATAGAATACCAAGTTTACAAAGAATTTTTCCATGGGGGATATTTGCACCAGTTGGAAAGCGGCCTTGTGGTGATCAATAAACAAATGCATTATTTTGCCACTGTTATATCGACTATCctaaatttatcaaatgaTATAGGGGAATGCGCATGGGGTGATAAGGAATATTTTTGGTTGGGGTTCTTAGCCCTGGGAAACAATAGTACCCATAATTATAAGTTCTACCCCAACGAGGCAAGCGGAGTGGGTGAGGAAATTAAACAAGTTTATAACCGAAACGTCAATATTTATGATAAAAGAATATGTTCTGTACAGGTAGGTCATACAAGCTATGCAGACCCTGAAACACATTTATTATGGTTAAATGGAGGTGCTTATAATTGTAAATTTCATGACAATATCAAGGACCTGCCTGAGGGGATAACTGAAGAGGGTGATAACAGTTTAGGTGATAGCataatcaaaatcaatTCCTACATCATACCGGACAGAACCggtgttaatttttttagagAGAATTGGGCCTGTAATGGATATAACTGGTGCGCTAGATACTATGAATTGGATAATGTTGTTCATGGAGAGTGGGGTGATTTTAACccaaaagaaattgaatGGATAAATTCCATTCTAAGGAAATGGGGAGAATATCCACAAATAATGGGAATCAAATAG
- the MGP12 gene encoding Mgp12p (similar to Saccharomyces cerevisiae YDR286C | putative protein of unknown function), with protein MLKSIIQHNRTFHSTTVSLFNKSNIVQNRIKLTLFVKENCGLCEKAKYNLEQLYSKDKEISKLPLELVDINLPLNNKWWDKYSFDIPVLHIENTEKPENLAKIFHVIEENDVVDKVNGVKSKN; from the coding sequence ATGTTAAAATCAATCATTCAACATAATCGTACATTTCATTCAACTACAGTGTCCTTGTTCAATAAATCTAATATCGTTCAAAATCGAATCAAGCTAACGCTTTTTGTCAAAGAAAATTGCGGTTTATGTGAAAAAGCTAAATATAACTTGGAACAATTATATtcaaaagataaagaaattAGTAAACTCCCATTAGAACTTGTGGATATAAACTTACcgttaaataataaatggtGGGATAAGTATTCCTTTGATATTCCTGTTTTACATATTGAAAATACTGAAAAACCAGAAAATTTGGCTAAAATATTCCACGTgattgaagaaaatgatgTTGTTGACAAAGTAAATGGAGTCAAATCCAAGAATTAA
- the ZIP1 gene encoding Zip1p (similar to Saccharomyces cerevisiae YDR285W | ZIP1 | molecular ZIPper): MSSFFRDNKHGFKPRNNIFSKIRNSATENDFSVTESLENLSNTSKEHATSNVFANNSKTSFMSGATTLASVQENSLESLFEEYQRDDTTNGASNNSSIIMPKIKDYHDKRSPLLNNKNVYQPKGGNRKLHIEDQENNDSNNNILFSSKEDSPEDNDDIEITDIKQISKNTPSNTKERSDYESSSDTDDKKFTDGEHVREESSRLDIMINESSNDVLMKAFTNTQKICSQLKMELQKSKDKNNTLKNEVATYKTEINNLTKKFEGFQNGLNSMAENQRELTKIRESNDMKLKNIGQEMSEVKRKMDNSNIELNSLRTILTNVKELKKNLEIDLIKKNKEIDYLKKEINNAYGQLSEEKIKSNGLLKDVNELKTLVTDSNTSMLEKLKDHLGKAFNLDKIQLKITNKIDAVDNNLAGVQDLIVNKIDVSIDEYTTKSLDSIKQLVAKNDESNGALVKTLEFSVKNFLDNNSEDIVSKTSKLMEDLLANLENSAFLKKIESCTSEILTTVKLVTPNNNTNYEKLLGQIQKMQILIQNEGENVNEISALKDNLVLLNMDKTNLVTEAKNKDLEIQSLNEKYNLKDDQLKQLSEKLEILQKQIESCSVEKANMETSLNFKIEQYQDDIKNLTMNLEDKTEKLSKLSDGNNELENKVNDLEAINIQFKEKVKQYEDLNTKTNEKIQKLNVEIVQLKAKEMELEESIRLSHEKAEENYKDKNYEIERCQLVQNENSKYKSENSSLLNSKIELQQKVYSLENEINRLKKNSLGKTIKHNNDKGSKDKSKKLEEHKSDDEIWQVDRNNKYNKNVIEPNIDNKYNLTTMGNKTSIIGNSPDDFDLPITSNNYEDIGNDLELTDPPNSFNDQIKNLLISSSSAASYTLHDTSKTRYEKGTQSNTNNDQEDLKVHGNTRKRKKLLLSPSSKAENKPKRRGKKTSSSKGSMSLK; encoded by the coding sequence ATGTCCAGTTTCTTCAGAGATAACAAACACGGGTTTAAACCCAGaaacaatatattttccaaaattagGAATAGTGCTACTGAGAATGATTTTTCAGTAACAGAGTCCCTTGAAAACTTAAGCAACACTAGTAAAGAACATGCAACCAGCAATGTCTTtgctaataatagtaaaacAAGTTTTATGAGTGGCGCTACGACCTTAGCCTCTGTACAAGAAAACTCTTTGGAAAGTTTATTTGAAGAATACCAGAGAGATGATACCACTAATGGAGCTTCCAATAATAGCAGCATTATAATGCCCAAAATCAAAGACTATCATGATAAGCGCTCGCCgttattaaataacaagAATGTTTATCAACCTAAGGGTGGCAATAGAAAATTACATATTGAAGACCAGGAAAATAACGatagcaataacaatatacTATTTAGTAGCAAAGAAGACAGTCCTGAAGACAATGACGATATTGAGATAACTGATATCAAgcaaatttcaaaaaatacacCGAGTAACACCAAAGAGCGTTCAGATTACGAAAGTAGTAGCGATACCGACGATAAAAAATTCACTGATGGTGAGCATGTCAGAGAAGAATCATCAAGACTGGATATTATGATTAACGAATCATCTAATGATGTTTTAATGAAAGCATTTACCAATACCCAGAAGATTTGCTcccaattaaaaatggaattacaaaaaagtaaagataaaaataatactttgAAAAACGAAGTGGCAACTTACAAAACTGAAATTAACAatttaaccaaaaaatttgaaggTTTCCAAAACGGGTTAAATTCGATGGCTGAAAACCAAAGGGAATTGACCAAAATTAGGGAATCAAACGACATGAAGCTAAAAAATATAGGTCAGGAGATGTCTGaagttaaaagaaaaatggatAATAGCAATATCGAATTAAACAGTTTGAGAACCATCCTAACTAATGTCAAAGaactaaagaaaaatttggaaatcgacttaattaaaaaaaataaagaaattgattatttgaaaaaagagatCAATAATGCCTATGGTCAATTGAGTgaggaaaaaattaaatctaATGGGCTATTAAAAGATGTTAACGAATTAAAAACGCTAGTTACTGATTCAAATACTTCAATGctagaaaaattaaaggatCATTTAGGGAAAGCATTCAATTTAGATAAAATTCAGCTGAAGAtcacaaataaaattgatgCTGTGGATAATAATTTAGCCGGTGTACAGGATTTAATAGTTAATAAAATCGATGTTTCTATTGACGAGTATACCACAAAGAGCCTGGATAGTATTAAACAATTGGTAGCCAAAAACGATGAATCCAATGGCGCGTTAGTTAAAACTCTAGAGTTTTCtgttaaaaattttctagACAATAACAGTGAGGATATTGTCTCCAAGACATCTAAGTTAATGGAAGATTTACTAGctaatttggaaaattcagcatttttgaaaaaaattgagtCATGCACATCCGAAATTTTAACTACTGTTAAGTTGGTGACccctaataataacaccaacTACGAAAAGTTACTTGgacaaatacaaaaaatgcAAATTTTAATACAAAATGAAGGGGAAAATGTTAATGAAATTAGCGCATTGAAAGATAATCTTGTCCTGTTAAATATGGATAAGACCAATTTAGTCACAGAGGCCAAAAATAAGGATTTAGAAATCCAAAGCTTAAATGAAAAGTACAATTTGAAAGACGATCAACTCAAGCAACTAAGTGAGAAGCTTGAAATTTTGCAAAAGCAAATTGAAAGTTGTAGCGTAGAGAAAGCTAACATGGAAActtctttaaattttaaaattgaacaatATCAAGATGATATTAAGAATTTAACAATGAATTTAGAGGATAAAACGGAGAAGCTGAGCAAATTAAGTGATGGGAATAATGAATTGGAGAATAAAGTAAATGATTTAGAAGCTataaatattcaatttaAGGAAAAAGTTAAACAATACGAGGACTTAAATACTAAAACCAATGAAAAAATCCAGAAATTAAACGTAGAAATCGTTCAATTAAAGGCCAAAGAAATGGAACTCGAAGAGTCTATTAGATTATCCCACGAAAAGGCTGAGGAAAACTACAAGGATAAAAATTATGAGATTGAAAGATGTCAGTTGGTGCAAAATGAAAACAGCAAGTataaaagtgaaaataGCAGTTTACTAAACAGCAAAATTGAATTGCAACAAAAGGTATACTCGttagaaaatgaaattaatcgattgaaaaaaaactcaCTGGGGAAAACTATTAAACATAATAACGATAAGGGCAGTAAGgataaatctaaaaaattGGAGGAACACAAAAGCGACGATGAAATATGGCAGGTCGAccgtaataataaatacaacaaaaatgttattgaaCCCAATATTGACAACAAGTATAATTTAACAACCATGGGAAACAAAACAAGCATCATAGGCAACTCCCCTGATGATTTTGATCTACCCATTACTTCCAACAATTATGAGGATATAGGCAATGATTTAGAATTGACTGACCCGCCTAATTCATTTAATGatcaaatcaaaaatttgttaatatcatcttcttctgcTGCTTCCTATACACTGCATGATACTTCCAAAACCAGATATGAAAAAGGTACACAATCAAATACCAATAATGATCAAGAAGACTTAAAAGTTCATGGTaatacaagaaaaagaaaaaaactattgCTCTCACCTTCATCAAAAGCCGAAAACAAGCCAAAAAGAAGaggtaaaaaaacaagTTCTTCAAAGGGGTCCATGTCGctgaaataa
- the DPP1 gene encoding bifunctional diacylglycerol diphosphate phosphatase/phosphatidate phosphatase (similar to Saccharomyces cerevisiae YDR284C | DPP1 | Diacylglycerol Pyrophosphate Phosphatase), whose protein sequence is MTFPSVNRLTFGLDRIKTYPTFKKWRGSDVLFLILIVLLNIPVYHFQPFQRQFYINDMTIAHPYADPQTVNDSALALYAFGIPFFTIIILTLLFADPKHKIYLLYISLLGLTISVFLTGLITDYLKNWIGRLRPDFLSRCMPKPGVPENRLVYAKDVCTTHNMDILIDGFRTTPSGHSSESFSGLGYLYFWLCGQLLTEYTLTGTWRKVVASIPLLGASLIALSRTQDYRHHFIDVIIGSILGIVIAHWCYRRNFPSIHSKDPFKPLLDDSGVTLDNDLAIFNSKTGRSGTNSNGTTVTDNTNFQHVSIDEESLPLTIT, encoded by the coding sequence ATGACATTTCCAAGTGTTAATAGATTGACTTTTGGTTTAGATAGAATAAAGACATAtccaacttttaaaaaatggagAGGTTCcgatgttttatttttaatcttaATTGTCTTATTGAATATCCCGGTTTATCATTTCCAACCATTCCAAAGgcaattttatattaatgatATGACTATTGCACACCCATATGCAGATCCACAAACGGTTAATGATTCTGCATTAGCACTTTATGCGTTTGGTATTCCattttttacaataataattctaacattattatttgccGATCCTAAACATAAGATATATTTGTTGTATATCTCTTTATTAGGTTTAACTATAAGTGTTTTTTTAACGGGCTTGATTACCGATTACCTGAAGAATTGGATTGGGAGATTGAGACCAGATTTTCTAAGCCGTTGTATGCCAAAGCCCGGTGTTCCTGAGAATAGATTGGTATATGCTAAAGATGTTTGTACCACACATAATATGGATATATTGATAGATGGGTTTAGAACTACTCCAAGTGGTCATTCCAGTGAAAGTTTTTCTGGGTTAGGATACTTATACTTTTGGTTATGCGGCCAGTTATTAACAGAATATACTTTAACCGGTACTTGGAGAAAGGTAGTTGCTAGTATACCTTTGTTGGGAGCTTCATTGATTGCTCTATCCAGGACACAAGACTATAGACACCATTTTATTGATGTTATTATAGGAAGCATACTAGGCATAGTTATTGCTCATTGGTGTTACAGGAGAAATTTCCCATCTATTCATTCTAAGGACCCATTTAAACCATTATTGGATGATAGTGGTGTTACTTTGGATAATGATCTAGCTATATTTAATAGCAAGACGGGTAGAAGTGGTACTAATAGCAATGGAACCACTGTTACTGATAATACTAACTTTCAGCATGTTTCAATTGATGAAGAAAGTTTACCATTGACTATTACgtga